One Salvia miltiorrhiza cultivar Shanhuang (shh) chromosome 6, IMPLAD_Smil_shh, whole genome shotgun sequence genomic window, gtatttttgaaaaatatttcattcattattattataaatcatACTCATAATTCTCTTCAATATCATagtacttaattattttttttaaggccTAAATGCAGCTAAATAGCCAAACTAACATCTTTTTCGCGTTCTGCATTAATATTAAGTTTTGTAAATCAAGTCAAAATCTTTTGTAATTTGTTTGCTGTACGACTCTCCAAAGATGTCAAAAATATTACAGGCTCCTTTCTTTTCAACTTTAAGAATGTTAGATTTCCATCACTTCATATTATTATTTAGTGGATATATTCTGATAGCAATTAATTAGTTGGTTTGACATATCTTTTTAAACTAATAAACTTTCTTTCCTGTTTGGTGACATTTAATTCATGAAGATGTGCACCGGTCCCAAATAGATTTTAGGTTAAATCAGAAAAGTATCTcgattacatatatattatcattactgaaaataattttttcattaattttactTCCCCTCGTCATTTAATATTACAGATTAAGTGAAAATATTATACGAATTTCCAGTTTCATGCCCTAAAATTAAGCAGCCACTATACATAAATCGAACAAGAAGATCCATGCAGATTAAGGTgcagtctttttttttttggataaatttaCAGTATTAGATAAAGAAATTAATATGCGATCTTTATTTCCGTACATGCTATCCATTTTGATGTAAGTAATTAGGACCGTAAACAAACTAAGCTGCTCGCGAATTATTCTGAGCTCGGCTCAAAAAAAGTTCGtccaagttcgtttagagaagtttgataaataaacaaaccaaacttgagcttgcTATAGTATTtagctcgttagctcgtgaacaagttcgttaagtgattcagcttgaaaaaaatataaattattagtagatacaacttatatttatcaactaaaattaattaattacaactGTATTAACTTTGCGATTCGACTTGGTTTGATCACACCCCTACACGTAATGCGCAACTAACACAATATAATCAATAGAAAAACTATACTATATAATATAAATCATCTAGCAAAAGGTCCAAAACCCATTAATCCttcaataaaacaaaaaaatcaaaacccaTTAATCATACTTTGAGACACAAAAACCACATTAATCACACTACGCAGCACATACACCTAGTCCCTTAATTCCCGTCGCAGGAAGAAGCTgcacaaaaacaacacaaaaccctaaaccctaattatgGCGACGAAAACTAGCTTCGTCGCCATCACTATACTTCCTTGACATAGATGACTTCCTCGTCGGGATTGAATTCAAAACTGCACGAATCTCCGGGCTCTAAGCCGTTCGCCACCCGGAATTCGGGCCAACCCTTCCCCAGGTCGACCCGATAGTTCTCCGGCCGAGCATCCACCGCAACAGACACGCCACAGCGGCCGTTGCCTACGTACTCCATCCTCACTTGCTTTTTCACCTTCATATTTGCCGCCTTTGAGAATTTCTGAGGAAGATTCTGCATTTTCACAACATTTCTTAGGTTTTTTTAATTCTTCATTCCATGATTAATCGATAAAATTTGTGATGGTTGAGGAACTTACAATTCTTGTTTTGTTATACGGCTTCAAACAAATTTTAAAGCAGAGTGGGTTGCCCTCTTTGAATTGTGCTCCTTtttcacacacacatatatatataaccactcaTTAATGATCTCAACAACCATCACCAACAAGAATCAAATCGTTTACTCAAAATGTAAAGCTTCAGCactgtgtgtttgtgtgtttttcaagaaatacaaatatatttgtgtatatatttgCAAATTTTGGATCACATATTTCAGACATAATAGAAAACTACCTCCTTTCCTCTTGCAAGGCCGTCTTCCCCTCCTAATCCCactctcatcctcatcaacaaCTCTGCGACCTGTacgagctaattgttaaaataggaTCGTACAATCACTGTTTTCAGAAAAATTACTATACGTtacagaatttgaaaatgagggcTACAACTTccatttttttacatttacaccCTTATTTCAGGCCGCGATGGAAGCTAGAGTCcctattttcaaatttcgtaatATATAGTCCTTAATTTCAAATTCCGTAACACTTACGATCCTGTTTTGACAATTAGCTCAATTCTATACCATACATAACACTAAAAAAAGCAACAAAATCCatccaaaaaaagaagaaaagaggatGAAAGTAATTACGAGAGTTCATGGGAGAAGTAAGGTGTTTTGTGCAGTCATCGCCTCTGTAAATGGAAACCTTGAAAGCTGATTCAGACATCAAACGGAAAGTGAGGAAGTCGCGCTCACCAAGTTGGTTGTCTGTCACGAATTCCGACCAACCATCTGTCATGTAAAAATCCGAATTCAAGTTTTTGATCTTCACATCCCAAAGTGTTGGGGAATATTCAGTTTCTAGAACTACTGAATGCTGCACAGCTTGTCTGAATTTCGTCATGAACTTTGTTGGTATACACTGCATTAATTATAAGTATATATGTgcaaattaatttatcaaagaaacaaagaaagaaaTGAAGATGACGAGAAAAAGGATATATGAAAAATTGTATTACCAACATGGAGGAGAAATCCCCTCGGCAAAACATCATGAAGGATGCACGTTGATATTGGGATCTCGGCATTGTGAGAAATGATTATTGATGAACATGGAAACGATGGGATAAATAGAGCATTTTATTATGTTGTTGAAAATGTGATTTTATCCGATTTGATTTTGGGCCTATGGGCTTTCCCTTAGTGACGTGAATTGGAGGAAGTCACTTATTTGTGACTGTAGAACTATACGAACTATTTTTGTTCACATAAATTAATCGTATATAacactagtgtgtaacccgtaaAAATTCGACgagtaattattttaattatttttatgattataATAGATGAAACAATTTTTATATCAGAATAATATATCTGAATTTGATATGAAAATAACGGTTTTACTACCCGTTCTCATCATAAAATTGTAGTTGTacgtattaattaattatttcacaCATGCatacataaatttataaagATAATCAATGAATAGTAAAATCTTGTATGTACAATATTatgaatataaattatgaaaatttttgAGATCCCGTTCTAAATTATTTTGTAAGTGGATTAGAACTTATGTCAGTGTGAATCCAGTTTAGTGTTATACCCCACAAGTATATGTAATTAGTCAAGGCAAACTAATTTCACAACTTAGATACTTCAGTCATTACCAATAGATTGACATGCATCTATTTAAAATGTGAACTTACTTTATTTTGTAACAAATTATCTATGTGATCTTCTGTGATCGTCGACCAccacataattttaaaatcttGGACATAATgcaatataattaataaataaaatatagcaAATCATgtgataaaattataatttctcaTAAATTAGGAAATAAGATTTTCACAAATATACAAACATCTTAAGTTAGTATACTTTGCAGTATATATAACTCTCTAACATAACTTGTTGCTGGGGATGTAGCTCAATTGTCAGagcattaaaaaaaacataacttGTTGCTTTATGTGGCTACCATCGGAAATTGTGGTTAGTTTCTTTGGAACTTCAGCTCTGTGGATTGTAGTATTTAAATTTGGAGAAAGTGTGTCCGAATTGAATTTGTGTTTGATTTGATGGGGGCGACAATTCCTCTGAATCATATTAGTTAAATAATTTTGGTAGAATATGGATTTAATTAATATGGGCAATTTGCTCAAAAGATAAAATGCAAATTTATGATTCAATTTTATAAAAGTTGATAAGATTTGGGAAAATCCCTTTATAGAATCCGACAGGAATATATCCAACATATTGTTATGAGATTGTTGAGCATGCATCCTCGTAAGTAATTCTTGTACTGGATTTTCTAACATATTTGgaagaagaataaaaaaaaaaggaattagCACACGAGCATAACTTACTACACTTGATAAAAATCCTCAAATCACTCGACACCCTAAAACATAGAAAACAATATTAGTATATGCATTAACCCAATATCTCAAACCTTGGGCATTAACCACGTACGATTAGGCCAACTCACACACGCATTTGATACACTGAATAATATGCTTATGTTATGCCATTAAGAAGCTACTCGGTTGACATAGATGACTTGGTCGTCGGGATTGAACTCAAAAGAGTAGATTTTCCCCACCACTAAGCCATTCGCCTCCCGGAATTCACGCCAGCCCTTTGCTAGGTCTATCGTAGGCCTCGGCGGCCGATGAGACAACGCAACACATAAGCCACGGCGCTTGCCGACATACTTCACCCTCACTTGCTTTTTCACCTTCATATTTGCCGCCCTCGAGAATGCACGAGGAAGACTCTGAATTTCACAATATGTCAAAggttttactttttttttttctttctatgaGAATAATCAATAAATAAGGTTTGTGATGGGTGAGGATCTTACAATTGTCCACCTGTGATACGGCCTCAGATAAGTTGCAAAGTAGAGTGGGTTGCCCTCTTTCATAAAACAATTTCTTTTGCGCGCCTTTCCTCCTtttttcacatatatataaCCCCCTCATCAATGATATATCTCaacaatcatttttattaaaaaaaaagaaaaagaagaagtatAAGATCTCAAAATTAACCATATATTACCTTCATATATTACCTTCGTctacaaaaaatagtcctagtaAAGaataacacgagttttaataaaaataatttttgtatTGTTAGTGAAAAAAGGGTCTCATTTAAAAAGCAATAATGTCATATATCCGGagaaaatatgattaaataccttaaaaaataaattttttggttCAATATAAAAAGAATGTAGTTAGTTTTCATGTTTTCTCTACATTGTAATTTTTTCGTAATcttttaataacctttttaatttttattatttttaaagtacaaaaaagataataaaaattagaaaatttgtttaataattacaaaaaaaatacaatgtaGATAAAACAATTAAACTagctaaattatttttaaaatttaactaaatttgttaaataaatcaattttttaaaagtatttatccttttttttgtccggacaaattttgacCAAATAGCACTACTATTTAAAAAGTAATGTTTATAacgataattaattgtattgtgaagAAGAATATGGCCCACTATATGATAGATAGTTCCTGAAAATTGAAAgatattaatttttgtggacatcccaaaataacaaaaataaactattttttgtggacggacggaGTACATAAATTACAATCAGAGTTTAGGACCCATAAAACTAAACATCACCCACCAAGAAATCAATCGTTTACTCAAAATGTCTAGTTTCAGCAATGTGTGACGCTTGTGCTTGTGTTTATCAGgaaatatttatatgtatatatttgcaAATTTCGACCAGATATTTCAAACATAGAAAACTAACCTCTTTTTCTACTGGAAGGCCGTACCCGTATACCTCTCTTAACCCCACTCTCATCAGCATCTGTTTTAGAGCCACAAATTATACCATATCAAATTATACCATATCAAATTATACCACAAATTATAtgcaatcatatatatatatatagcatcaatcatccatatatatatagctctCCATTCTCATTTTATACAATACACACACAATAAATTAACAACCTtccacataaaaaaaaaaataaatcagcattgtgtgtgtgtttcaggaaaaaaagaaaaaaagaggcaGATTTTGATGAGGTATATATTTCAGATAAAGAAGAAGTAGAGTAATTCAGAACTTAACTAACCTTGAGCATTCAATTGAAGCAGTGGAATCTCCCTTTTACAACAGCTAGTTTCATAGATATCGACATTCATTTCGGATTTGGCCAGCAACGAGAATACCAGAAACTCTCCGAATTTGAGAGCAGCATCTTCCGCAAATTTCTCCCAACCATTCGTGAAGCAAAACAACCCATCATCCATTCGCTCCACTCTCACATTCCATCTTCTTCCCGAATCATCCACTCTCAGCTTCACATTTGCAGGCAGAGTTAACTCATATTTTCTCAAGAAATGAGGCGGCAAACGCTGCATCCATCAATTAATACCATTTTGAATCAATCAATCCAAACCAACAACTTCATAatgaattatataatatatgagtGTAATGgctaattatttaattaccaGTAGCTTAATGTAATCCACGTTGCTGAGAACCTTGAAAAATGAAGGCGTTTCGTTTGATCTTCCAGACATTGGGTTTGGggatttcttctcttcttccaAAACTTAAATGCAACATAGAATACGAAAAGTCAGTGACATTGCAAGAAAATTGATTTTGAGTAAGTTTATTTTACCCTTTTTCGCAGTCGCCGGCGAAGAAGTTGGAGGCTGCTGCTGGGCTTCTGGTTTTGGAGAGAAATGGGAGTTGTAGGAGAAAGAGTGATGGGTGGTAGGGGAGGGGTGCAGGGATTTGAATGGTCTCGCACTTGCATGGATGCCAAGTGCCATCTTCTTAGCTCAGGCTTTCTTGCAAAAGATCTTACTAATTTGTTTCAATAATGGAAACTTACTTAattatctaaataaataaaaataaattttacttaACAATTTTAAACTTAAACTAATGACTTCTTAGAAAAAAAGAGATTTGTTTACTTCAACATAATCACTTAAATTAGGCCTCATCTAAACTTGTTAACGTTAAAGACGTCTGCGATGGAGGACTCGAACTCAGCATATCAGATCTTCAGCATTAATCTCTTACCACTAGACCAACACACGTGCACTCTCTTTCGGCTATATTACAAATCCATTCATATTTTACAGTTTTAAATcgtaattattttaattgtgtttataattataatagatCAAATTATATTTCATATCAGAATGATACATCTGACTTTGATATGAAAATAACGATTTTACTACTAGTATTACGTATTAACTATTCACACAtgcatatttaaattttataaatataattagtgAATAGTAAAACCTTGTATATATGcacaatattattaatataaattatgagATAACAATTTTTCGAGACCTCGTTCAAAATATTGTCAGTCATTTCAAACTTGCGTCACTCTTAATCCAGTTTCAATGTTAAGTATCTTTAATTAGCCAATGCAAGCTAATTTCACAACTTAGATACTTCAGTCATTACCAATCGATTGCTCTGGTCTATATCTAAAATGTAAACCTACTTTAGTCTACAACAGATTAATAAAAAACGGAAACAACACGAGCATAACATACTACACTTAATCAAAAATCTCAAATCAGTCGACACCCTAAAACATAGAAAAcaatattagtatatatatgtagagaCACTTAACGTTGTGATGTTATTAAACACACACGATTATCTCAGAATGAAAATTTGCAGTTAGCCATTAATATTCAAACAAGAAGATCCATCCATTAAGTCATTCATAACATTTGATACACTGAATAGTATGCTTATGCTGCCATTAAGAAGCTACTTCATCGACATAGATGACTTGATCGTCGGGATTGAACTCAAAAGAGTAGATTTTTCCCTCCATTAAGCCATTCGCCTCCCAGAATTCACGCCAGCCCTTTGCTAGGTCCGTCCGAGGCTTCCGCGGCCGATGATACAACGCGACACAGAAGCCACGGCGGTTGCCTACATACTCCACCCTCACTTGCTCTTTCACCTTCATATTTGCCGCCTCTGAGAATTCTTGAGGAAGATGCTGAACCTCACAACATTTTTGaggttttaaattaatttttctttccATGATTAATCAATAAAGTTTGTGATGGTTGAGGAACTTACAATTCTTTTTTTGTTATACGGCTTCAGATAAATTTCAAAGCAGAGTGGGTTGCCCTCTTTGATAAAGCAATTTCTTTTGAACgcctttcttcctttttttcacATGTAACGCCTCGTTATCATTAGTGATATATCTCAATATATAATCCTCTTTATACAAAAAAAAGgggtttgaaaaataaaatcacaaattattttgaaattatgtgacTTTTAAAGTGTAACAAATTGAATCACCGTCTTTTGAATTTTTGCAGATCCATTAATATTtcatcccccaatttttttttattgtcaaATTGTTGCTTTGAGTTTATGTAGATTAGTTCGCCGAGTAATATTTATGTTACGGCATCGTCTGTAATAAAattgttgaatattgaaaattaattattgtgCAAATATATGATACAACTTTTTATAACTTGAggaattttttaattgaaattatatgAAACAAAGGCATTCAAGCCTCACAAAAAAGACATCGTCTTTACTAATTCACGTAAGTTCAAATTCAGCACTCCGACGATCGAAGAATTGGGGATCgaattacaaaaattaaaaagatgatGATTTAATTGGCCACgcttaaaaaaaaacaagaaaaatgcAGATTTTAATTTGATGTATATATTTCAGATAAAGAAGAAGTAGAGTAATGCAGAACTAACCTTGAGCATTCAATTGAAGCAGTGGAATCTCCCTTTTGCAACAGCTAGTTTCATAGATGACAACATTCAACTCGGATTTCGCAACCACAGAGAAAACCAGAAATTCTCCGAATTTGAGAGCAGCATCTTCCGCAAACTTCTCCCAACCATTCGTGAAGCAAAACAACCCATCATTCATTCGCTCCACTCTCACATTCCATCTTCTTCCAGAATCATCCACTCTCAGCTTCACATTTTCAGGCAGAGTTAACTCATATTTTCTCAAGAAATGAGGCGGCAAACGCTGCATCGATCAATTAATACCATTTTGAATCGATCAATCCAAACCAGCAACATAATATTGAATAATCTGAGTATAGTGGCTAATTATTCAATTACCAGTAGCTTAATGTAATCCACGCTGCTGAGAACCTTGAAAAATGAAGGCGTATCGTTTGATCTTCTAGGCATTGGGTTTGGGGATTTCTTCTCTTTTTGTTCTTCTTCGTTTTTGCAAATTACTTAAATGCAACATAGAATACGCAAGTCAaatgaatataataatttttgcagaaattgaTTTTGAGTAAGTTTGAGGCTGATGTTACCCTTTTTCGCAGTCGCCGGCGGCGAAGAAGTTGGAGGATGCAGCTCGCCTTTTGGTTTTAGAGAGAAATGGGAGTTGCATAAGAAAGTGTGATGGTGAGGGTGCAGGGATTTGAATGGTCTCTCACGTATATTGATGCCTAGTGGCATCTTGTTAGCTTAGGCTTTCTTGCAAAAGAccttattaatttgtttcaataATTGAACCTTACATAATtatcatataataaatctaaataaataaaaataaattttatgtaataattttaggacaaatagcaccaaaatccctatagtttccccgaatttgcatTTTTTCCGTGACTTTTaaaattcttgttaaaatctTTGAACTTAATTCCGTTTCTcgttttttccataaaattgaTCGGCAATATAACTAATGCTGACATGGCTGTCGGAAAGCCACGTAGGATTAAGTTTCCGGTGAAGCAAACGACGTAGTTTTATGCCTATTTAGGGAATTAAATGCAATCCAATCGAAAAATTGAGGGTAAAATCAAAAAATTGAGGGCAAAATCAAATTAGGGTTCTTGAGAAAAACACACCCAATACATGTCTTCGTCTTCATCATCCCGTCGAAACTTCGCCTCCGCCACCGCCATCTGTTACCACTGCTCTCTCCGACCTcaaatctcttctccacctctcTGCCACCGCCCTCTCTGATCCCTCCCAACACCAATCCACGCAGAAACCTCCACCGCCGCTGCTACCTTCGTCCCCTGCCCTTTCAACACTAACCACCGAGTGCACCGATTTCAATGAAGAACCTTGGCCGGAAGCTGTCGCACTGAATTTTATTCGGTTTCTTCCGTCGGAGATTTGGGCAATTCGTGGTGAAATTGAATCATGGGGCGGTGGTTTCTCCGTTGCTTACTCTTTGAGAATTTTGCTTGCGATTCTGACGGCGATGACAGAAAATGAATAAGAAGGGACTGTTCAATCGTGtataaaacgacgacgttttggTCCTAATTTAATGACTCAGCGCAAGTTTTCCACATAAGTGACACGTCAGTGCAATTAGTTGCCGGAAAACGTCATTAAGGAAAAAACGAGAATCAAAATTAAGTTCAAGAATTTTAAAAATGCGAATTCGATGAAACTATAGGGATTTTGGTGCTATTTGCCCATAATTTTATAACTTAAACTAATGACTtcttagaaaaaaaatacaaaaccggCATGTTAAACCCCACGGCGGCCGTTTCCCCTAAACCCTCTTTTCCCGACCATCAGCCACCATGCGGCACCTCCTCACCGCCTTGCGCCGCCCTCTCCGCCCCTGCGCCATTCTCCAAAGGGCGAATTACAAGCCGCAGAATCCCCAGCCGCCTCCTTCCCCGCCGTCGCTGCCGAAGCCCCCGAAGAAGCCAGTGAGTTTCTCCCTGCACGGGGAGTCGTGGTCGGACGACTATAACTGGATGTCGCAGCTCAGCGACAAGGTGGCGATGCGCCACATGGACGTCTAC contains:
- the LOC130989883 gene encoding putative B3 domain-containing protein REM15 isoform X2, giving the protein MPLGINIRERPFKSLHPHHHTFLCNSHFSLKPKGELHPPTSSPPATAKKVICKNEEEQKEKKSPNPMPRRSNDTPSFFKVLSSVDYIKLLRLPPHFLRKYELTLPENVKLRVDDSGRRWNVRVERMNDGLFCFTNGWEKFAEDAALKFGEFLVFSVVAKSELNVVIYETSCCKREIPLLQLNAQEEKKSPNPMSGRSNETPSFFKVLSNVDYIKLLRLPPHFLRKYELTLPANVKLRVDDSGRRWNVRVERMDDGLFCFTNGWEKFAEDAALKFGEFLVFSLLAKSEMNVDIYETSCCKREIPLLQLNAQDADESGVKRGIRVRPSSRKRGGKARKRNCFMKEGNPLYFATYLRPYHRWTISLPRAFSRAANMKVKKQVRVKYVGKRRGLCVALSHRPPRPTIDLAKGWREFREANGLVVGKIYSFEFNPDDQVIYVNRVAS
- the LOC130989883 gene encoding B3 domain-containing protein REM14-like isoform X3, with product MPLGINIRERPFKSLHPHHHTFLCNSHFSLKPKGELHPPTSSPPATAKKVICKNEEEQKEKKSPNPMPRRSNDTPSFFKVLSSVDYIKLLRLPPHFLRKYELTLPENVKLRVDDSGRRWNVRVERMNDGLFCFTNGWEKFAEDAALKFGEFLVFSVVAKSELNVVIYETSCCKREIPLLQLNAQVLEEEKKSPNPMSGRSNETPSFFKVLSNVDYIKLLRLPPHFLRKYELTLPANVKLRVDDSGRRWNVRVERMDDGLFCFTNGWEKFAEDAALKFGEFLVFSLLAKSEMNVDIYETSCCKREIPLLQLNAQGGKARKRNCFMKEGNPLYFATYLRPYHRWTISLPRAFSRAANMKVKKQVRVKYVGKRRGLCVALSHRPPRPTIDLAKGWREFREANGLVVGKIYSFEFNPDDQVIYVNRVAS
- the LOC130989883 gene encoding B3 domain-containing protein REM13-like isoform X5, which translates into the protein MPLGINIRERPFKSLHPHHHTFLCNSHFSLKPKGELHPPTSSPPATAKKVICKNEEEQKEKKSPNPMPRRSNDTPSFFKVLSSVDYIKLLRLPPHFLRKYELTLPENVKLRVDDSGRRWNVRVERMNDGLFCFTNGWEKFAEDAALKFGEFLVFSVVAKSELNVVIYETSCCKREIPLLQLNAQEEKKSPNPMSGRSNETPSFFKVLSNVDYIKLLRLPPNFLRKYELTLPENVKLRVDDSGRRWNVRVERMNDGLFCFTNGWEKFAEDAALKFGEFLVFSVVAESELNVVIYETSCCKREIPLVESNVRKAGGGGGESNPVLYFETCLKARHKSRISLPKKFSNKEGNMKVGKVRLEYEGRGGGCFAAALRPQKAGRVDVGKGWFDFRVANGLLYGKIYSFEMKSDDDRVIYVKAVKQRK
- the LOC130989883 gene encoding putative B3 domain-containing protein REM15 isoform X1; the encoded protein is MPLGINIRERPFKSLHPHHHTFLCNSHFSLKPKGELHPPTSSPPATAKKVICKNEEEQKEKKSPNPMPRRSNDTPSFFKVLSSVDYIKLLRLPPHFLRKYELTLPENVKLRVDDSGRRWNVRVERMNDGLFCFTNGWEKFAEDAALKFGEFLVFSVVAKSELNVVIYETSCCKREIPLLQLNAQVLEEEKKSPNPMSGRSNETPSFFKVLSNVDYIKLLRLPPHFLRKYELTLPANVKLRVDDSGRRWNVRVERMDDGLFCFTNGWEKFAEDAALKFGEFLVFSLLAKSEMNVDIYETSCCKREIPLLQLNAQDADESGVKRGIRVRPSSRKRGGKARKRNCFMKEGNPLYFATYLRPYHRWTISLPRAFSRAANMKVKKQVRVKYVGKRRGLCVALSHRPPRPTIDLAKGWREFREANGLVVGKIYSFEFNPDDQVIYVNRVAS
- the LOC130989883 gene encoding B3 domain-containing protein REM13-like isoform X4, which produces MPLGINIRERPFKSLHPHHHTFLCNSHFSLKPKGELHPPTSSPPATAKKVICKNEEEQKEKKSPNPMPRRSNDTPSFFKVLSSVDYIKLLRLPPHFLRKYELTLPENVKLRVDDSGRRWNVRVERMNDGLFCFTNGWEKFAEDAALKFGEFLVFSVVAKSELNVVIYETSCCKREIPLLQLNAQVLEEEKKSPNPMSGRSNETPSFFKVLSNVDYIKLLRLPPNFLRKYELTLPENVKLRVDDSGRRWNVRVERMNDGLFCFTNGWEKFAEDAALKFGEFLVFSVVAESELNVVIYETSCCKREIPLVESNVRKAGGGGGESNPVLYFETCLKARHKSRISLPKKFSNKEGNMKVGKVRLEYEGRGGGCFAAALRPQKAGRVDVGKGWFDFRVANGLLYGKIYSFEMKSDDDRVIYVKAVKQRK
- the LOC130989885 gene encoding uncharacterized protein LOC130989885 isoform X2; translated protein: MPRSQYQRASFMMFCRGDFSSMLCIPTKFMTKFRQAVQHSVVLETEYSPTLWDVKIKNLNSDFYMTDGWSEFVTDNQLGRRVVDEDESGIRRGRRPCKRKGGAQFKEGNPLCFKICLKPYNKTRINLPQKFSKAANMKVKKQVRMEYVGNGRCGVSVAVDARPENYRVDLGKGWPEFRVANGLEPGDSCSFEFNPDEEVIYVKEV
- the LOC130989885 gene encoding B3 domain-containing protein REM9-like isoform X1, which translates into the protein MPRSQYQRASFMMFCRGDFSSMLCIPTKFMTKFRQAVQHSVVLETEYSPTLWDVKIKNLNSDFYMTDGWSEFVTDNQLGERDFLTFRLMSESAFKVSIYRGDDCTKHLTSPMNSRRRVVDEDESGIRRGRRPCKRKGGAQFKEGNPLCFKICLKPYNKTRINLPQKFSKAANMKVKKQVRMEYVGNGRCGVSVAVDARPENYRVDLGKGWPEFRVANGLEPGDSCSFEFNPDEEVIYVKEV